Genomic window (Candidatus Eremiobacterota bacterium):
TACGTTTACGCGCTCGATGCGGAAGGCAAGATCGCCGCGATCTCGTTCAGGCCGGAGCCGTAGCGCCGGGACGAACGTCAGGCCGGCCGGTTCAGCACGGCCAGCACTTGCGCGCGCATCAGACGCTCCATTCCCGGAACGACCGGCGAGCGCGCTATTACGACGAACCCCATGCGCGCGAGCAGCCCGCCGCTGCGCTCGTTGGCGGGATCGTAGGTCGCGCTGAGGTGGTGCAGGTCGAGCGGGCCGAACGCGTACGCGATCGTCGCGGCGACCGTCTCGCGCGCGTAGCCTTGGCCTTCGTACGGCCCGTCGACCGAATAGCTCAGCATCGCGGTGCGCGCCGGCTCCGTCGAGATCGCATCGAGGCTGGCGAGTGCGATCAGCGTCGCGCGCGTCGCGCGGTCGAACGCGAAGAAGGTGATCCCGCGGCCCTGCGCGCTCTCGCTTTGGCGCCACTCGATCCACTGCCGGTGCTGCGCGACGTCGGTCCCGCGCTTCGGCTCCCAGCGGTCGAAGCGCTCGGCGTTCCGCAGGTGGTACTCCAGCAGCTGCGGCGCGTCCGACTCGAGCGGCTCGCGCAGCGCCAGCCGCTCCGTTTCGAGCTGCGTGCTTTCGGTCACCGGAGCGGCTCGAGCGCCGGCTGCACTACGGCACGTCGTGGCGGGCGGCCAGCTCGGCGACCCGGGCGCGGAGCGCTTCCTTCTTCGCGCCGGTCTCGATGTCGGTCAGCGCTTCGCCGATGATCTTGCCGACTTCGCGCGCGTCGGCTTCGCTGAAACCGCGCGAGGTGATCGCCGGCGAGCCGATGCGGATGCCGCTGGTAACAGCGGGTTTCTGCGGGTCGAAAGGGATCGCGTTCTTGTTCACCGTGATGCGGATCTCGTCGAGATACTGCTCGACTGCTTTGCCGGTCAGGTTCTTCGGCGTGAGGTCGACGAGCAGCAAGTGCGTGTCGGTGCCGCCGCCGACGAGCCGCACGCCCGCGCGCTGCAGCTCTTCGCCCATCGCGCGCGCATTGACGATCACTTGCTGCTGATACGTCTTGAACGCTGGCTGCAGCGCTTCGCCGAAGGCCACGGCCTTGGCGGCGATGATGTGCATGAACGGGCCGCCTTGAATGCCGGGGAAAACGCTCTTGTCGATCGCCTGCGCCCACTCCGCGTTGGTGAGGATCAAGCCGTCGCGCGGGCCGCGCAGCGTCTTGTGCGTCGTCGAGGTGACGAACTCGGCGATCCCGACCGGCGTCGGATGGAGTCCCGTCGCGACGAGCCCGGCGATGTGCGCCATGTCGACCAGAAACGTCGCGCCGATCTCATCGGCGATCTCGCGGAACG
Coding sequences:
- a CDS encoding GNAT family N-acetyltransferase, encoding MTESTQLETERLALREPLESDAPQLLEYHLRNAERFDRWEPKRGTDVAQHRQWIEWRQSESAQGRGITFFAFDRATRATLIALASLDAISTEPARTAMLSYSVDGPYEGQGYARETVAATIAYAFGPLDLHHLSATYDPANERSGGLLARMGFVVIARSPVVPGMERLMRAQVLAVLNRPA
- a CDS encoding serine hydroxymethyltransferase, which encodes MFRTDETIADFDPELSRALEGERRRQEDHVELIASENYASPRVLAAQGSVLTNKYAEGYPGKRYYGGCEFVDVAETLAIERLKKLFGAPHANVQPHAGAQANMAVLMAALKPGDTLLGMSLAHGGHLTHGTKISFSGKLYNAVAYGVRKDTELIDFDQVRALAREHKPKLIVAGASAYPRTMEYAPFREIADEIGATFLVDMAHIAGLVATGLHPTPVGIAEFVTSTTHKTLRGPRDGLILTNAEWAQAIDKSVFPGIQGGPFMHIIAAKAVAFGEALQPAFKTYQQQVIVNARAMGEELQRAGVRLVGGGTDTHLLLVDLTPKNLTGKAVEQYLDEIRITVNKNAIPFDPQKPAVTSGIRIGSPAITSRGFSEADAREVGKIIGEALTDIETGAKKEALRARVAELAARHDVP